Proteins co-encoded in one Malus sylvestris chromosome 7, drMalSylv7.2, whole genome shotgun sequence genomic window:
- the LOC126627780 gene encoding uncharacterized protein LOC126627780, with protein MAAAASDMTMADAQTQWEFSCDLEVDFESEESASIVYATLAVDKELQPDKVKRQMSVSNCKLSVHFEAVEPRFLRASYSALLDALTLATKTIEEFGNGLEL; from the exons ATGGCTGCAGCAGCTTCTGACATGACAATGGCAGATGCCCAAACCCAGTGGGAGTTTAgctg TGACTTGGAGGTAGATTTTGAGTCCGAGGAAAGTGCTTCCATTGTCTATGCAACATTAGCTGTTGATAAGGAG TTGCAACCAGACAAGGTGAAAAGGCAGATGTCAGTTTCCAACTGCAAGCTTTCCGT GCACTTTGAGGCTGTTGAGCCGAGATTTCTTCGAGCATCATACAGCGCTTTGTTAGATGCGTTGACACTCGCCACGAAAACAATTGAAGAATTTGGAAATGGATTGGAACTGTGA
- the LOC126627774 gene encoding uncharacterized protein LOC126627774, giving the protein MPFCEVASPQNAAADAKLNAGIKIFYRTYGRGPTKVLLIIGLAGTHDSWGPQIQGLTGTVIPNDDQRAAAADCSDNEAGYSGGGIEVCAFDNRGMGRSSIPTKKSEYTTRTMAKDAIALMDHLGWRESHVFGHSMGAMIACKLAAMVPSRILSLALLNVTGGGFECLPRLDRQTISIAVRFLRAKTPEQRAAVDLDTHYSKGYLEEYVGSKTRREILYQEYVKGISATGMQSNHGFEGQVNACWTHKMMRMEIELIRSAGFLVSVIHGRHDVIAQIYYARRLAEKLHPVAKMVDLPGGHLVSHERTEEVNKALMELIKATEAKTDPHDWTNLPAKSSGWIVTRISLIRTSTGEGRSVSFMCSVFEKLHLFLLYLFGLFTLAFENARRAFRTIKPARVGHAIT; this is encoded by the exons ATGCCGTTTTGCGAGGTCGCGTCGCCGCAGAATGCCGCGGCGGACGCCAAGCTCAACGCCGGAATCAAAATCTTCTACCGAACGTACGGCCGCGGACCGACCAAGGTCCTCCTCATCATAG GATTGGCGGGGACGCACGACTCGTGGGGTCCACAGATACAGGGCCTGACGGGGACCGTTATCCCCAATGATGACCAGAGGGCGGCAGCCGCCGATTGCTCCGACAATGAGGCTGGTTATAGCGGCGGTGGCATCGAGGTGTGCGCCTTCGATAACCGGGGCATGGGTCGGAGCTCCATCCCCACCAAAAAATCAGAATATAC AACAAGAACAATGGCAAAGGATGCAATTGCATTGATGGATCACTTGGGCTGGAGAGAATCCCATGTCTTCGGGCATTCGATGG GAGCTATGATAGCTTGCAAATTAGCAGCAATGGTGCCCAGTAGAATTCTGTCGTTGGCTTTGCTTAATGTGACCGGAGGAGGTTTCGAATGTTTACCAAGG CTTGACCGGCAAACAATATCCATTGCTGTCCGTTTTTTAAGGGCAAAGACTCCTGAGCAAAGGGCGGCTGTAGACTTGGACACTCACTACTCGAAG GGATATCTTGAGGAATATGTCGGATCCAAAACGAGAAGGGAAATTTTGTATCAA GAATATGTAAAAGGTATATCAGCAACCGGGATGCAGTCTAACCATGGTTTTGAGGGCCAAGTAAATGCATGCTGGACGCATAAAATGATGCGAATGGAGATTGAATTGATCCGCTCAGCAGGATTTCTAGTTTCAGTCATCCATGGCAG GCATGATGTCATTGCTCAAATATATTACGCAAGGAGACTGGCAGAGAAGCTGCATCCTGTTGCTAAAATGGTAGATCTTCCCGGAGGGCATCTAGTGAGTCACGAGAGGACTGAAGAG GTAAACAAAGCTCTTATGGAGCTGATCAAGGCAACAGAAGCAAAGACTGACCCACACGATTGGACAAATTTGCCTGCAAAAAGTTCGG GGTGGATAGTTACAAGAATTTCGCTTATCAGAACTAGTACCGGAGAAGGGAGAAGTGTATCGTTCATGTGCAGTGTATTCGAAAAGCTACATCTTTTCCTCTTATACCTCTTTGGCCTCTTTACATTGGCATTTGAGAATGCAAGGAGAGCCTTCAGAACTATAAAACCAGCAAGAGTTGGACATGCCATCACATAA
- the LOC126629982 gene encoding uncharacterized protein LOC126629982 isoform X1 encodes MAESGAQTAWHCRANCCFVQEDARSAPRVSSYSSSSSSKAESDIAPENIKPDCMPCNPSPELAPNTKWWLNLEPNCGPQEEFTYEQLKVLEAELEVLNSGFVHRTPIISDYYQCNGVLSTQNDIKNSANSFVERPHEVSVTRTRSDQNKGMHELKAGIGNDPQAPKKKDPGEFRYSDDHLMELDSSNCLSSGEPKKMSSSLESQWVGTEKNEPWWRSAGQDELSSLVAQKSLEHIENCDLPRPQIKHRRKGPSAFDPNSAMDQMAEMGFSNMDTYTWASFTSTYSTHESGSPGSRDEVETQNDVEDERTKAELLEALCHSQTRARNAEKAAKQAYTEKEHIITLFFKQASQLLAYKQWLQLLQLEDFCLQLDNKDPPWSPYRGRHSKKGKCRAGKRGSRRSYEINTGVVAFAVGLGLAGAGLLLGWTMGWLFPTV; translated from the exons ATGGCAGAATCAGGAGCACAGACTGCATGGCATTGTAGAGCAAACTGTTGTTTTGTCCAAGAAGACGCGAGGAGCGCTCCAAGAGTTTCTTCCTACTCGTCGTCATCTTCCTCAAAAGCAGAATCTGATATTGCACCTGAGAACATCAAACCAGATTGCATGCCTTGTAACCCAAGTCCTGAACTAGCACCCAACACCAAGTGGTGGTTGAACCTGGAACCCAACTGTGGGCCTCAGGAGGAGTTTACTTACGAACAGCTAAAAGTTCTGGAGGCTgaacttgaagttttgaattccGGATTTGTTCATAGAACTCCCATTATAAGCGACTATTATCAGTGCAACGGGGTTTTGAGTACTCAAAATGATATAAAGAATAGTGCTAATTCTTTTGTGGAGCGGCCGCATGAGGTTTCTGTCACTCGTACAAGAAGTGACCAGAATAAGGGAATGCATGAGCTCAAGGCTGGAATTGGGAATGATCCACAAGCTCCTAAGAAAAAGGACCCGGGCGAGTTTAGGTACTCAGATGATCATCTCATGGAATTGGATTCGTCGAACTGCTTGAGCTCTGGGGAACCCAAGAAAATGTCTTCCAGTTTGGAATCCCAGTGGGTGGGAACCGAGAAAAATGAACCATGGTGGCGCTCTGCAGGTCAAGATGAGTTGTCTTCCTTGGTTGCTCAGAAGTCACTTGAACATATCGAGAATTGTGATCTCCCGCGGCCACAGATTAAGCATCGTAGGAAGGGCCCCTCAGCTTTCGATCCTAATTCAGCTATGGATCAGATGGCTGAAATGGGTTTCTCCAATATGGACACTTATACATGGGCGAGCTTTACTTCAACTTACTCAACACATGAGTCAGGCAGTCCTGGAAG CAGGGATGAGGTTGAAACCCAAAACGATGTAGAAGACGAACGAACAAAAGCCGAGCTATTGGAAGCTTTGTGTCACTCTCAAACGCGAGCGAGGAACGCAGAGAAAGCAGCAAAGCAAGCCTATACAGAGAAGGAGCACATAATCACCCTGTTTTTCAAGCAGGCCTCACAACTCCTTGCTTACAAGCAGTGGTTGCAATTGCTGCAGCTCGAGGACTTCTGCCTGCAGCTCGACAACAAAGACCCACCATGGTCCCCTTACAGAGGCAGGCACTCGAAGAAGGGCAAGTGCAGGGCCGGAAAACGGGGCAGCAGACGAAGCTACGAAATTAACACGGGCGTTGTTGCATTCGCGGTGGGATTGGGTCTTGCCGGGGCGGGTTTGCTCCTCGGATGGACAATGGGGTGGTTGTTTCCAACCGTTTAA
- the LOC126629982 gene encoding uncharacterized protein LOC126629982 isoform X2 has product MAESGAQTAWHCRANCCFVQEDARSAPRVSSYSSSSSSKAESDIAPENIKPDCMPCNPSPELAPNTKWWLNLEPNCGPQEEFTYEQLKVLEAELEVLNSGFVHRTPIISDYYQCNGVLSTQNDIKNSANSFVERPHEVSVTRTRSDQNKGMHELKAGIGNDPQAPKKKDPGEFRYSDDHLMELDSSNCLSSGEPKKMSSSLESQWVGTEKNEPWWRSAGQDELSSLVAQKSLEHIENCDLPRPQIKHRRKGPSAFDPNSAMDQMAEMGFSNMDTYTWASFTSTYSTHESGSPGRDEVETQNDVEDERTKAELLEALCHSQTRARNAEKAAKQAYTEKEHIITLFFKQASQLLAYKQWLQLLQLEDFCLQLDNKDPPWSPYRGRHSKKGKCRAGKRGSRRSYEINTGVVAFAVGLGLAGAGLLLGWTMGWLFPTV; this is encoded by the exons ATGGCAGAATCAGGAGCACAGACTGCATGGCATTGTAGAGCAAACTGTTGTTTTGTCCAAGAAGACGCGAGGAGCGCTCCAAGAGTTTCTTCCTACTCGTCGTCATCTTCCTCAAAAGCAGAATCTGATATTGCACCTGAGAACATCAAACCAGATTGCATGCCTTGTAACCCAAGTCCTGAACTAGCACCCAACACCAAGTGGTGGTTGAACCTGGAACCCAACTGTGGGCCTCAGGAGGAGTTTACTTACGAACAGCTAAAAGTTCTGGAGGCTgaacttgaagttttgaattccGGATTTGTTCATAGAACTCCCATTATAAGCGACTATTATCAGTGCAACGGGGTTTTGAGTACTCAAAATGATATAAAGAATAGTGCTAATTCTTTTGTGGAGCGGCCGCATGAGGTTTCTGTCACTCGTACAAGAAGTGACCAGAATAAGGGAATGCATGAGCTCAAGGCTGGAATTGGGAATGATCCACAAGCTCCTAAGAAAAAGGACCCGGGCGAGTTTAGGTACTCAGATGATCATCTCATGGAATTGGATTCGTCGAACTGCTTGAGCTCTGGGGAACCCAAGAAAATGTCTTCCAGTTTGGAATCCCAGTGGGTGGGAACCGAGAAAAATGAACCATGGTGGCGCTCTGCAGGTCAAGATGAGTTGTCTTCCTTGGTTGCTCAGAAGTCACTTGAACATATCGAGAATTGTGATCTCCCGCGGCCACAGATTAAGCATCGTAGGAAGGGCCCCTCAGCTTTCGATCCTAATTCAGCTATGGATCAGATGGCTGAAATGGGTTTCTCCAATATGGACACTTATACATGGGCGAGCTTTACTTCAACTTACTCAACACATGAGTCAGGCAGTCCTGGAAG GGATGAGGTTGAAACCCAAAACGATGTAGAAGACGAACGAACAAAAGCCGAGCTATTGGAAGCTTTGTGTCACTCTCAAACGCGAGCGAGGAACGCAGAGAAAGCAGCAAAGCAAGCCTATACAGAGAAGGAGCACATAATCACCCTGTTTTTCAAGCAGGCCTCACAACTCCTTGCTTACAAGCAGTGGTTGCAATTGCTGCAGCTCGAGGACTTCTGCCTGCAGCTCGACAACAAAGACCCACCATGGTCCCCTTACAGAGGCAGGCACTCGAAGAAGGGCAAGTGCAGGGCCGGAAAACGGGGCAGCAGACGAAGCTACGAAATTAACACGGGCGTTGTTGCATTCGCGGTGGGATTGGGTCTTGCCGGGGCGGGTTTGCTCCTCGGATGGACAATGGGGTGGTTGTTTCCAACCGTTTAA
- the LOC126629984 gene encoding uncharacterized protein LOC126629984 — protein sequence MYSFSLPLPSVSCNCSPFCWCILMDDQLNEVVDSVKDGEPLLDSVLVHMGSMYSTLGKFEKSMSAYRRAVSNMENRYGNANEAISLYRKALEVIMSSNYMALDDSIMDKMRIDLAGLLHAVGRGKEGRELLEECLMITERYKGKEDPSSATHLINLATSHSRSKNYVEAERLLRASLQILAKTVGLMNNPSRFQCCTSQLHSTI from the exons ATGTATAGTTTTTCTCTCCCATTGCCCTCTGTAAGCTGTAATTGCTCTCCTTTTTGTTGGTGCATTTTAATGGACGACCAGTTGAATGAAGTTGTTGACAGTGTGAAGGATGGTGAACCGCTTCTGGATTCAGTCCTCGTGCACATGGGGAGCATGTATTCAACTCTGGGGAAGTTTGAGAAATCAATGTCTGCGTACAGGAGGGCTGTCAGTAACATGGAGAACAGATACG GAAATGCAAATGAAGCCATCTCTTTATATAGAAAAGCTCTCGAAGTGATCATGTCTTCCAATTATATGGCCTTAGATGACAGCATAATGGATAAGATGAGGATAGATTTGGCAGGGTTACTTCATGCTGTTGGAAG AGGAAAGGAAGGCCGAGAGCTGCTGGAGGAATGTCTGATGATCACAGAAAGATATAAAGGTAAAGAGGACCCGAGCTCAGCGACACACCTTATTAATCTTGCAACTTCGCATTCACGCTCAAAGAATTATGTGGAGGCTGAGCGCTTGCTGAGGGCAAGTTTGCAGATCTTGGCAAAGACAGTGGGCCTGATGAACAATCCATCTCGTTTCCAATGCTGCACCTCGCAGTTACACTCTACCATTTGA
- the LOC126629164 gene encoding uncharacterized protein LOC126629164, with protein MAYLRNGRNVLRQIVKDTNIHSSGGSDRMMNPLIYASQGVRFRHLEVILTTSVDKLGKAGETVKVAPGYFRNHLMPKLLAVPNIDKYAYLIKEHRKNSLLEVEEEVEEVKVVAAVSEEAKQKAYQKAAKILDNARLVLRRPIDLKKFRSRATKEDPIELKSPVTTEDIVTEVARQLSVQILPENVHLPSPLLTVGEYEVTLRLPKSIPLPPGKVQWTLKVKIRAA; from the exons ATGGCGTATTTGCGAAATGGCAGAAATGTCCTCCGTCAAATCGTTAAAGACACCAATATCCACAGCTCCGGCGGTTCGGATCGGATGATGAATCCGCTGATATATGCTTCTCAAGGAGTTCGATTCCGACATTTGGAGGTTATCCTAACGACG AGCGTGGATAAGCTCGGTAAAGCCGGTGAGACGGTGAAGGTTGCGCCGGGGTATTTTCGCAACCACTTGATGCCGAAATTGCTTGCTGTCCCAAACATTGACAAgtatgcgtatctcatcaaagaGCATCGCAAG AACTCCCTGCTTGAAGTAGAGGAAGAGGTTGAGGAGGTTAAAGTAGTTGCTGCGGTGTCTGAGGAAGCTAAGCAGAAAGCATATCAAAAGGCTGCGAAAATCCTGGATAATGCTCGTCTG GTATTGCGGAGGCCCATCGATCTTAAAAAGTTCCGTTCGCGTGCAACAAAAGAGGACCCTATAGAATTGAAATCCCCCGTGACAACCGAGGATATAGTGACCGAG GTGGCAAGGCAGCTTTCCGTGCAAATCCTACCCGAAAACGTCCATCTCCCATCTCCTTTGTTGACTGTGGGAGAGTATGAGGTGACACTGCGCCTTCCTAAGTCCATCCCTTTGCCGCCGGGGAAGGTTCAATGGACTCTTAAAGTTAAAATCCGAGCTGCATAA